gttaACAGGGATATTGTGTCTGGGCTGAAGTACGTCCATCTGACCTACAGGAAAGGAATCAGAGGTAAGGAGGACCCCATTTTGTGCCGAGCTGTGGATACGCTGTGCTGTTTAGGCCCATAGACCGTGTCAGTTTCTGATACATAAACCTAATTCGGGTTAACATCGATGCAACTGAGCTGCCATTTTGTGTGTTTTCATTTACACAAGATGTCAGTTTCCCGACATTCACCTAAAAACTGGCTAGCAAGTGTGCAACTGAGCGTCCATTTTGTGTCGTGCAGTGGACAAGGCGGTGTACATGGTGGGCAGCTACGGGCCGCGGGTGGAGGAGCACGAGTTCATGACCCCGGTGGAGGAGGCGCCCAAAGGCATGATTGTCAGAGGCAGCTACCACATCAAGTCCCACTTCACCGACGACGACAAGACCGACCACCTCTCCTGGGAGTGGAACCTGGGAATCAAGAAGGACTGGGATGAATAGAGAGGagcctcatttctctctccctccttccatctccctgtgtctccacctctcccttccttccttccttccttccttctctctcccgtctcccccactttcatccctccttcctccatcaAGATGGACTGGGATGGGTAGAGACCTCATCCTCTCCATGCTtccctctccccttgtctcccctctccctccttctctccctcttcatttagaaggactgtctctccctctttcttcctccccctcctctccccctccctccaaggCCCACCTGTATAATAGTAAAAGACAGAGGCCGGTATGAAAGGTGTAAACAGGAAGTTAGGTTAGGCACGGTCtagaacgagacagagaggatgttgtCAAAACCAAACCAGTATACATCATAGTAGACAACCGAACATCGTGGGCTACAAaccaaaatggccccctattccctatatagtgcactacccgcAGGGCTCtggataaaagtagtgcactatgtagggaatagggggccattttgggAGGCAGGGGGTATGAGCTGTAGGTGGAGATCCACTTGTCTATGTGTGATGTAATCTGATGTTCTCTGCTACAGTGTGTTAACTGAAGGGGATCAAATGAAGTTAAACCCTGGGACTCACTCATACAGTGACGTTGGAGTATGGAGATGTATTTACACCCCATAGTGGGAGAGGCACATTCTAGAAGGTTATTCTAAAGTGTTCTATTCGGAATATTGCCAGTTCAACAAGGTTTCAAGGAGCATCCCTTTGTAATGTTAGTTATCAGTTAGAATGTTTGACAACAGCGTGTCTCATACTCCTCATACTCCTCATACTCCTCATACTCCTCATACTCCTCAAGAAGTTACCATCTTCTAAGTCCTACATCTAGAATGACCATCTTCTAAGTTCTAGTTCTAGAATGACCATCTTCTAAGTTCTAGATCTAAAATGACCATCTTCTAAGTTATAGTTCTAGAATGACCATCTTCTAAGTCCTACATCTAGAATGACCATCTTCTAAGTCCTACATCTAGAATGACCATCTTCTAAGTCCTAGTTCTAGAATGACCATCTTCTAAGTTCTAGATCTATAATGACCATCTTCTAAGTTATAGTTCTAGAATGACCATCTTCTAAGTTATAGTTCTAAAATGACCATCTTCTGAGTTATAGTTCTATAATGACCATCTTCTAAGTTCTAGATCTATAATGACCATCTTCTAAGTTATAGTTCTAGAATGACCATCTTCTAAGTTATAGTTCTAAAATGACCATCTTCTAAGTCCTACATCTAGAATGACCATCTTCTAAGTTCTAGTTCTAGAATGACCATCTTCTAATTCCTACATCTAGAATGACCATCTTCTAAGTTCTAGATCTATAATGACCATCTTCTAAGTTATAGTTCTAGAATGACCATGTCCTACatctaaacaaatcaaatcaaattttatttgtcacatacatggttagcagatgttaatgcgagtgtagcgaaatgcttgtagaaTGACCATCTTCTAAGTTATAGTTCTAAATGACCATCTTCTAAGTTATAGTTCTAAAATGACCATCTTCTAAGTCCTACATCTAGAATGACCATCTTCTAAGTCCTACATCTAGAATGACCATCTTCTAAGTTATAGTTCTAGAATGACCATCTTCTAAGTCCAACATCTAGAATGACCATCTTCTAAGTTATAGTTCTAAAATGACCATCTTCTAAGTCCTACATCTAGAATGACCATCTTCTAAGTCCTACATCTAGAATGACCATCTTCTAAGTCCTACATCTAGAATGACCATCTTCTAAGTCCTACATCTAGAATGACCATCTTCTAAGTCCTACATCTAGAATGACCATCTTCTAAGTCCTACATCTAGAATGACCATCTTCTAAGTTCTAGATCTATAATGACCATCTTCTAAGTTATAGTTCTAAAATGACCATCTTCTGAGTTATAGTTCTATAATGACCATCTTCTAAGTTCTAGATCTATAATGACCATCTTCTAAGTTATAGTTCTAGAATGACCATCTTCTAAGTTATAGTTCTAAAATGACCATCTTCTAAGTCCTACATCTAGAATGACCATCTTCTAAGTTCTAGTTCTAGAATGACCATCTTCTAAGTTCTACATCTAGAATGACCATCTTCTAAGTTCTAGATCTATAATGACCATCTTCTAAGTTATAGTTCTAGAATGACCATCTTCTAAGTCCtacatctaaatcaaatcaaatcaaatcaaattgtatttgtcacatacacatggttagcagatgttaatgcgagtgtagcgaaatgcttgtagaaTGACCATCTTCTAAGTTATAGTTCTAAAATGACCATCTTCTAAGTTATAGTTCTAAAATGACCATCTTCTAAGTCCTACATCTAGAATGACCATCTTCTAAGTCCTACATCTAGAATGACCATCTTCTAAGTCCTACATCTAGAATGACCATCTTCTAAGTCCTACATCTAGAATGACCATCTTCTAAGTCCTACATCTAGAATGACCATCTTCTAAGTCCTACTTCTAGAATGACCATCTTCTAAGTTATAGTTCTAGAATGACCATCTTCTAAGTTATAGTTCTAGAATGACCATCTTCTAAGTCCTACATCTAGAATGACCATCTTCTAAGTCCTCATCTAGAATGACCATCTTCTAAGTCCTACATCTAGAATCTCATTTCTGTTACTGTGTCTTTCAGTTGCCTCCTGTCTCTGTTATACTTGACACACCTGAGCTGTTATTGGATTCATGTAAAACAACATGGTTTCACGCAGTCTGGAGGAGTTTTACCATGGTAACATATCAACAGACAACTGTTGTTTTCTCAGGTTTGTCCTTTATAGTTGCTCTATTTTTTTCAATGCTGCTTGAATGTCATTTCCCCAAAATGTCTGCCTCTTTGCCTATTGAGAGAGTTGCTCTTTAAAAGGTAACGTCATTCACCATGTATCAACCATCCTCCATTAAATCTCATGTAAACATCCCGAGGAGGCCTGTTGTCTGGCTATGATGAAGAAAATGTGATTGTGATGTGTACAATATGTTCTGGAGTAGTCGCTACAGAATACAGCCCAACGGAAGTAGCCTGGCAGGTTATTGACCCTGAGACatatctatacagtacagtagagggtcAACTGGGTTTGAGGTTTAGTATCTGTAATGGGCGCCACTGTTAGCACCCAAAGTATCATGCCATGATTATTCCAGTCAGAATGTAAATTAGAATGTTATGATGGTGATTGGTTAGCCTGGGTATATCAGTATGCTTGGACCATCATGTCACTCCTTGCCACTTCCTGGCATCCAAACATGACAATGAATGGAATGATGGCACAACACGGATCTGGGAGCAGCAGGTTAGACACGGATCTGGGAGCAGCAGGTTAGACACTGATCTGGGAGCAGCAGGTTAGACACTGATCTGGGAGCAGCAGGTTAGACACTGATCTGGGAGCAGCAGGTTAGACACTGATCTGGGAGCAGCAGGTTAGACACTGATCTGGGAGCAGCAGGTTAGACACTGATCTGGGCACTGATCTGGGAGCAGCAGGTTAGACACTGATCTGGGAGCAGCAGGTTAGACACTGATCTGGGAGCAGCAGGTTAGACACTGATCTGGGAGCAGCAGGTTAGACACTGATCTGGGAGCAGCAGGTTAGACACTGATCTGGGAGCAGGTTAGTGTTTGGTAGACACTGATCTGGGAGCAGCAGGTTAGACACTGATCTGGGAGCAGCAGGTTAGACACTGATCTGGGAGCAGCAGGTTAGACACTGATCTGGGAGCAGCAGGTTAGACACTGATCTGGGAGCTGCAGGTTAGTGTTTGGTGCCAACACGGAGGTTAGACACTGATCTGGGAGCAGCAGGTTAGACACTGATCTGGGAGCAGCAGGTTAGACACTGATCTGGGAGCAGCAGGTTAGACACTGATCTGGGAGCAGCAGGTTAGACACTGATCTGGGAGCAGCAGGTTAGACACTGATCTGGGAGCTGCAGGTTAGTGTTTGGTGCCAACACGGAGGTTAGACACTGATCTGGGGCAGCAGGTTAGTGTTTGGTGCCAACACGGAGGTTAGACACTGATCTGGGAGCTGCAGGTTAGTGTTTGGTGCCAACACGGAGGTTAGACACTGATCTGGGAGCAGCAGGTTAGTGTTTGGTGCCAGTGGTTAGTTTGCTGAAGTGTAGTGTATATCTGTTGCTCGTCACTGTCCCCCTTTAACACCAAGCATGAGGCCTAAAGGCAGCGATGGACTCGGGTAACGAACTAATGAAACAGAAGAGAACCCCGTTCTATCTACGACGTGACCCGTTTTGTCCTGTCATGGAAACTCAGTGGATGAGGTCTTCGAGATTTGATCGATTCTgtctcccccccccaaaaaaacgtcAAAACGTCCTTGTCACTGTTGTGTGAAGTCTTATGGTGTTGTaagtgttgatgatgatgatattgatgatgatgatgatgatattgatgatgatgatgatgatcatgatattgatgatgatcatgatattgatgatgatgatattgatgatgatcATGATATTGTTGATGATGATCATGATATTGATAATGATcatgatattgatgatgataatattgatgatgatgatcatgatattgatgatgatgatgatgatattgatgatgatgatcatgataTTGATGACGATGATcatgatattgatgatgatgatattgatgatgatgatcatgatattgatgatgatgatgatgatattgatgatgatgatcatgataTTGATGACGATGATcatgatattgatgatgatgatgatgatgatgatgatgatgatgatgatattgatgatgCCATTCAAAACGGTGGCGAACCCAGAAGTAACTGTAACGTGGGCTTGTTGAGTGTTGCATGGTTTCAGATCTCTTTTTTCTTTAAAGACTGGTTTACTGTCACGTTGTGATTttgaaaagaaaaaaacaacctgcAGATTGAAATGGGTTGGCAAGGATACCGCAGATATTTACAGGGATTTTGATCAAAAAATACCTTTGTTATTACTACTgtggctgtgttccaaatggactCTTATTCACTTTATAATGTGTTAACCTGGACCCATAGAGAGTCATTCTGTTCCCCTTATAGAGTGTTAACCTGGACCAATAGAGAGTCATTCTGTTCCCCTTATAGAGTGTTAACCTGGACCCATAGAGAGTCATTCTGTTCCCTTTATAG
This is a stretch of genomic DNA from Oncorhynchus tshawytscha isolate Ot180627B unplaced genomic scaffold, Otsh_v2.0 Un_contig_12808_pilon_pilon, whole genome shotgun sequence. It encodes these proteins:
- the LOC121842416 gene encoding rho GDP-dissociation inhibitor 2-like, translating into MKEGVDYRVKIHFKVNRDIVSGLKYVHLTYRKGIRVDKAVYMVGSYGPRVEEHEFMTPVEEAPKGMIVRGSYHIKSHFTDDDKTDHLSWEWNLGIKKDWDE